The genomic interval AGATGACTCCAACAAGGGTGTCGAGGTTGGGCCGATTTGCAGAAGATTAAGGCGGTCAGTCGCACTGCAGATGCATCGCGCATAGCCCGAAACTCCGATAAGATCTCCGAGCGGAACGAGTTGAGTGACTCTTGATAGATGTTGAGAGTGCTCTGAAGCTCTCCGATCTGAGCAGCTGTGTGTTCCTTGTGTTGTTGCAGTGCAAGTTCCACATTAGTTGGCTCAGTAAGTGGTTGCTGAGATCCCCCAGCCCCCTTGCGTCCCATAATTCAAGAACAAACCCAGAAGAGGCTCTGGTACTAGATAATAAGAATGTAAACGAAAACAAAGCTTAATTGAAAATGCTGAAAGCTAAAAATGGGCATGATGAAATTGAAAGAACATATCTCCATTCATTGCAGCCAAAGCCTTACACTTTTACTACTTATAGGTCATATTGATCATCAGGATGCAAACACGTGTCACGCATCtaactaataataataatacccCTAGCAGTTGAAACAAAATATCTAATAAACCTTACAAAAGAAATACCATGGATTCATAACAACCGCACGCTCAACATCACCCTTCTGCATATACCCACTAATCATTGCATTCCAAGAAGTAATATTCTTGTCCGGATCACTCAGAAACAGCTGCAATGCCTCTCCCATCATGCCATTCTTGGCATACCCACTGATCATTGTGGTCCAAGAAACATAGTCCCTCGTCGGCATTTTATCAAACAGCCTCCTCCCCTCCTCAATGTACCTACTTCCGCCGCACGAAACGTATCCAGATATCATTATATTCCAAGACACAACATCTCTCTCAGGCATTTCGTCGAACAGCTTCCGGGCCTTGACCATCTCGCCGCGTCTCACGTACCCAGCAATCATTGAGTTCCAAGTCACGATGTTCCGCTGCTCCATGTTGTCGAATGCTTCCCTGGCTTGCTCTGTTTTACCCATGCAGAACAAATGGGAGATCCGTTTGTTCAGTGAGATGAAATTTACGTCTTGAATAAGTAACTTGTAACTTGTAAGTAGCTaggaaatgaaattttgttggTGCAATACCACCTACTGTATAGAAACCTCGACGGCTCGACGCTTGCTAGTTGCTACGCTCAGCCAACAGATGGGAAGCCTCGGCAGTGCACAGCAGCTATCATTTTCAGTAGCATTGCCATGGCGCCAATCTCGCCAACAGTCAAAACCCTCACTTCAAATCCAATGCGCTCTCACCAAACAAGGCCAACGCTTTCTGACCAAGCTCGCAGCCAACGCCAACGACCCATCCGTCGCCAACAAATTGATCTCCAAGTTCCTGTCTAGCTCTTCCAAGTCCGCTGCTCTCAGCACTCTCTCTTATCTCCtctctccccacaccacccaCCCTCACCTCTCTTCCCTCGCCCTCCCAGTAAGTCAAGACCAACTCCTCTGCGCATTTCCCGATTGGGTTTTGTTTTACTCTTGAATTCGACTAAGTTTCAGAATTGGGTTCTTGCAGATGTACTCGAAAATCACAGAGGCGTCTTGGTTTGAGTGGAATCCAAAGCTGGTTGCTTCCCTTGTTGCGTTGCTTGATAAACAAGGAGTAGAGAGCCAATCAGAAGCTTTAATCTCCGAGACCATTGAGAAGTTAGGCACTAAAGACCGAGAGCTTGCTCAGTTTCATTGCCACTTGGTGGAGTCACACTCGAAGATAACCTCAAAGCGTGGGTTTGATAAGGCATGTAGTTATCTCTATCAGCTTCTTCAGAATTCTAGCTCTGTTTATGTGAAGCGTAGAGCTTTTGAATCGATAGTTGGAGGCTTATGTACCATGGATAGGCCTCAGGATGCGGATGAGTTGATTCAGGAGATGAAGATTAAGGGAATGAAAGCGTCGGTTTTCGAATTCAGGTCTGTGGTTTATGGCTATGGAAGGTTAGGACTGTTTGAAGAAATGCTGAAGGTTGTGGACCAAATGGAGAAGCAGGGGtttggtaatgatactatatGCTGTAATATGGTTCTTTCATCGTATGGAGCGCACAATGAGCTTGCTGCCATGGCAATGTGGCttcagaaaatgaaagaatcGAGTGTTCCTTTCTCAATTAGGACTTACAATTCGGTGTTGAATTCATGCCCTACGATCATGACAATGCTGCAGGAGCCGAATGCTGTTCCGTGTTCCATTGGAGAACTGACTGGGATTTTGGATGGTGATGAGGCTTTGCTGGTGAAGGAGCTGGTTGGATCGGCAGTTGTGGATGAGGCAATGGTGTGGGATGCTGCAGAGGGCAAGTTGGATTTGCATGGCATGCATTTAGCTTCAGCGTACTTGGTAATGCTGGAGTGGTTCGAGGCAATGCGACACAGGTTCAAGAGTGCGGAGTGCGTGGTTCCTACACAGGTGGTCATTGTTTGTGGATTGGGAAAGCATAGCACTGTTAGAGGTGAATCCCCGGTTAAAGATATGGTTAAAGAGATGATGCATCGAATGAAAAGTCCGATGAGAATCGACAGGAAGAATGTCGGGTGTTTCATTGCTAAGGGAAGAGCTGTGAAGGACTGGTTGTGTTGAACTGTTGGACAGAATAGGTAGCTTTCCGATCCAAACATTTTGAAAACCACAGTACTTTACCACCTCTTTGCAAAAGTTTGCTTTTCAAGTCCTACTGAATCTCTTTCTGAGGGTGAAGTCTAGATTCTGTTGTATGCGTACTTTAAATTCATTTTCAGCTACAGAATAGACATTGAGCTGGCTTGGTGTTTAATAGAGTTGATAGTAAAACCGTTGGGCTGAGTATATACAAGAGAAAATCCTAGCAGCATATGTCTCAACATCGAACAAGactacagtatatatatatatatatacatatacacacacaatatATTTTCAAAGAGACTTCAAATGAGCAGAGCACATACTATTCCCAAATCCTTGCACTCAGCACTAGACACGGTTGCTTACTCCTGGTAGCTCAACACAAAATCTGTCGCATTGAGGGAATGAGACAGCAGTGGCGATATTCTTCAGGCAGTCAGGACTCTTTCGATAACGGTAGATACTAGATACACACTACCTACAAATTTTGCACAGCACCGCTAATAAGGTCTGGGATTGATAAGTTAAGCTTGCCATTTGTATCTAGACAGTAGCCTGCACGAGCATTACAAAATGACATTTTCATGATCAAAGAATATTATGGCAGAAGAGAATGACAGTGAAACCTAAAAAACACGTTATCATAGGAAAACTGTCATCATAGATATCACTAGAGCAATCCAAAAGTACAGGAAATGACGTTTGGACAGGAAAcataaaaagaataagaagcaaataataataataataaataataaaccaaataaaaaagagaTTAAGTTTGCATTGTGTGGAGAAAGCCACGGCTCTAAAACATAGCAACAATTGCAGCTGCTAATACTATCATTCCCGAAAAGGTGAAAACTAATGATAGTAGGCCTTTCCAATATTATTAATGTGAGTAACAATATACTAGTATATAACAAATGTCTGGTTGTTTTACTAGAAGCCTTAAATAAGGGTGCAGTTATTGCCATCCAACAGTGTTCGTATTTAACTCGCCCTAGAACCAAATTTATGCCTAAAATATCCAATTTTAGTCTCCATTAAATataaagagaaataaaaatcaatTATGTAAAATACCAAAGATTTCTCATTCTTGATTCTCGATCATTGTTCAAGAAGTGTATCAAATCAGGACAAAAGATGTTACTTGATCCCAGAAAGTGTGAAAACTAAAAGCAGCACCGACTCCATAgaataaaatatgtaaaagCAGTCTGGCTAAAACCCttgaattcattttcttctttgttcaCTTAAATGCAGAGACATACAGCAAGAATTGTTGTCCCTATTCATGGGGGTACTACTCGTGAGAGAGAAACAAGTTAAATGGGAATGACCCAACAAGTGCCATTGATAATTTAGGTTATTATTCTGCCAttaattatgaatttgagattttaagTTATGGTGCTGGTAATTGCCAGCGATCTACTCTGGGCTGGAAAACAGATTGGGTAACTGATCCTATTTTTTTCCTCGATTTTAATTTAGTACATTTTAATTTAACTCATGGGTAGAATATGGTTTTTATGAGGAATATTTTGTTTGTAGAGTGAAATACGTATACACCCCAATCGATGCTTTATGTAATCCAGTAATAACTTTATTAAAAGACACAAAGCTTATTGACAATAAATATCATTGTAACTCCTATATATCGTGCTACAGGCAAAAAGTCCACTCGTTGGTCTAATATATTTCAGGTTAAAGACGTTAAACACAACTGGGCAGAGAATGCAACAATATCATCTACTTTATACACATTTTAGTATCAATACCAGAAAGGAAAGAGCATACCTGCTTCAGGAAACACGTGATTCCCCTGGTTGGCCTGGTACCTGACCTTTGAAAGGTAGAGCCGTAGAGACAAAAATTGAGTTGATTTTAACTCCCGACAGGACAAATTCTGAATGAGGTACATCAAAACCATGGCATCCACCAGATATACATCTTTCCAAGATTTTTTTGGGAGACTGCTTCAGATATCAACCGACGAGCCTGACCTTCTACAGCCAAAGGCAAAGATGGTGCTGCTCCAACACCGACAACTACTCCTTGCAACCTTGCCTCAATGTTATTGATGGCTAGCTGTGATGTTTATAAAGAACACTATTTAGTGGTTGTTTCAAAACAAACACTTGCCAGGACCTTCGTAAAATCAAAACTGTTCAGGAAGGACGGCGAGTCTTGGTTTTAAACTTTCTACACAGAGAACTAGAGATCTAGCTCACTTCAGCATTAATGATAGTACAACTTATCAGTTACGTCTAAACATGTGATGCAGCAGCATCAGTACTTCTAATATAGAACTTCAACCCTTCAAATACCATAGTCATAAGAAGCACATTGTTATCTTGTAAATGGCCACCGAAAAGCACCAGTGACCACCCAAACCTATCCATTGATCCTCCAAAACACCTTATTCTATCAGTATAaatgaattaaattttatttgagGGCTATACAAAATTTGACAGTTAGGGAAATTAAGTCATTTTTTAAATCAA from Argentina anserina chromosome 2, drPotAnse1.1, whole genome shotgun sequence carries:
- the LOC126782688 gene encoding pentatricopeptide repeat-containing protein At2g17033; this encodes MGSLGSAQQLSFSVALPWRQSRQQSKPSLQIQCALTKQGQRFLTKLAANANDPSVANKLISKFLSSSSKSAALSTLSYLLSPHTTHPHLSSLALPMYSKITEASWFEWNPKLVASLVALLDKQGVESQSEALISETIEKLGTKDRELAQFHCHLVESHSKITSKRGFDKACSYLYQLLQNSSSVYVKRRAFESIVGGLCTMDRPQDADELIQEMKIKGMKASVFEFRSVVYGYGRLGLFEEMLKVVDQMEKQGFGNDTICCNMVLSSYGAHNELAAMAMWLQKMKESSVPFSIRTYNSVLNSCPTIMTMLQEPNAVPCSIGELTGILDGDEALLVKELVGSAVVDEAMVWDAAEGKLDLHGMHLASAYLVMLEWFEAMRHRFKSAECVVPTQVVIVCGLGKHSTVRGESPVKDMVKEMMHRMKSPMRIDRKNVGCFIAKGRAVKDWLC